AATACACTGCCTTGATTATCCAAGACATGAATAGTTTGATTATAGAAATGTTCCATCTGTTCGACAGTTTTTTTACATTCTCGGCCGGGAACAACTGTGGGAACAGGTATAGCGCCAACAGAATTTAAGAACCAACGCACTATAGGATTCTTAAATAAATAACTCACTGCCAGGGGGCGCAAATGAAAACGCGGCCAAAATAAATATTCAAGAATTACAGGATCGATTTCGGCTACATGGTTGGATAAAAATAGACACCCTTGATTAGGGTTAGGATGTATAGACTTTAGGCCTTCTAATTTTATCTTGTAGCGCAACTTCAAGGCAAAACCAACCAGAAAAGCATACGTAGCTTCATAAATAGTTCGCCATACCTTAAGTATCATAGGTAACCCTTTCCCATAACAAATTCGCTTACACCCCCTCTAGTAAGTTTATCATAATCCTATCTTTTGATAATATGGTTTAACTAATACTTAGGAAAAAAATCGCTATGCCGTCTCATTTACTAGACTATCAAAGAGTTGCAGAAAGTATAGTTGAGAAAACAATCGCCGAGTTAATCCGTTATCGACAACGCCTTCCGCTAGTCCCTTTCTGGACA
Above is a genomic segment from Chlamydia abortus containing:
- a CDS encoding lysophospholipid acyltransferase family protein, which encodes MILKVWRTIYEATYAFLVGFALKLRYKIKLEGLKSIHPNPNQGCLFLSNHVAEIDPVILEYLFWPRFHLRPLAVSYLFKNPIVRWFLNSVGAIPVPTVVPGRECKKTVEQMEHFYNQTIHVLDNQGSVLLYPSGRLSRNGKEEIVNQYSAYVLLHKSKACNVFLIRINGLWGSAFSRYKTQSIPKLGVVFKEAMKSLLRRGIFFMPKRSVKVTIHQINNEFLKQFPTKQDLNAFLSSWFNEDKESFPIEVPYA